A genomic segment from Pelobates fuscus isolate aPelFus1 chromosome 7, aPelFus1.pri, whole genome shotgun sequence encodes:
- the LOC134568870 gene encoding protein SPMIP1-like: protein MRDLLTTRNQNCWKELIEKETISRMTWKLKYDKEHPPNEFAIVRKRREMPIPNAGTPLPPLVNVPKHSLVTMSQEMDHEQADLQDLSEMRPVTPQTHHLLYDGFSKEGKGRSMYLKRRKEFAPELKYPHPVLSSWDYGWRLDDVVKEFRIPIHGRSKMVRDTFYSRNGILQEPSYTDRML from the exons ATGAGAGATCTGCTTACTACTAGGAATCAAAATTGCTGGAAAGAGCTAATTGAGAAGGAAACCATCTCACGTATGACGTGGAAACTAAAATATGACAAAGAGCACCCTCCGAATGAATTTGCCATCGTTAGGAAGAGAAGAGAGATGCCCATTCCAAATGCTGGGACACCACTTCCTCCTCTGGTCAATGTTCCAAAACATTCCTTAGTAACAATGTCCCAGGAGATGGACCATGAGCAGGCTGACCTACAGGACTTGAGTGAGATGAGACCAGTCACCCCTCAGACTCACCATTTACTCTATGATGGCTTCTCTAAGGAGGGCAAAGGCAGGTCAATGTACCTTAAAAGGAGAAAGGAGTTTGCTCCAGAGTTAAAATATCCGCATCCAGTATTATCATCTTGGGATTACGGCTGGAGACTAG ATGATGTTGTAAAGGAATTTAGGATTCCAATCCATGGGAGATCCAAGATGGTGAGAGACACGTTCTACAGCCGAAATGGAATTCTTCAAGAACCATCTTACACTGACAGGATGCTCTGA